The Rhodothermales bacterium genome includes a window with the following:
- a CDS encoding choice-of-anchor V domain-containing protein → MPLRYLAFVVVLLAVGPAFLDGPPLAHTGGFGEPTCLACHFDGDLNDPSGSLLIQGLPERYHAGETYLIEIILIKPGMKHAGFQATLRDASTGEQAGAWIDLPDGIKVEASEERVVYAMHTRAGAASAQGDTARWQLRWKAPESAPEQVILHVAGNAADGDESPFGDAIYAGTHVFTPMH, encoded by the coding sequence ATGCCACTGCGCTACCTCGCTTTTGTCGTGGTGCTGCTCGCGGTAGGGCCGGCCTTCCTGGACGGCCCTCCGCTGGCCCACACCGGCGGTTTTGGTGAGCCGACCTGCCTGGCCTGCCACTTCGACGGCGATCTCAACGATCCCTCGGGCAGCCTTCTGATCCAGGGACTGCCCGAGCGGTATCACGCTGGCGAGACGTACCTGATCGAAATCATCCTGATCAAGCCCGGGATGAAACATGCCGGCTTCCAGGCCACGCTGCGCGATGCGTCTACGGGAGAACAGGCCGGCGCCTGGATCGATCTGCCTGATGGGATCAAGGTCGAGGCCTCGGAAGAGCGTGTGGTGTATGCCATGCATACACGGGCCGGCGCGGCCTCCGCCCAGGGCGATACGGCGCGCTGGCAACTACGCTGGAAAGCGCCCGAGAGCGCGCCAGAACAAGTGATTCTGCATGTCGCCGGCAACGCCGCCGACGGCGACGAATCGCCGTTTGGCGATGCGATCTACGCCGGCACGCACGTATTCACCCCGATGCATTAA
- a CDS encoding PQQ-dependent sugar dehydrogenase, whose translation MKRSILFCLALGFLHSVASPTFGQAPVMRSAQYDYRVETVADGLQHPWAVAFLPGGDLLITERPGRLRVVRNGQLLATPIAGMPTVHAEGQGGLMDVVPHPDFATNRLVYISYSKPMGGEAGATTAIIRGRLENDQLANVEELFVADSKGSGHYGSRIAFDGNGYMFISIGDRQVPPTGDLLAHPAQDLTNHHGKIIRLQDDGQVPADNPFVNQAGARPEIWSYGHRNVQGLAIHPETGDVWANEHGPQGGDELNLIQAGKNYGWPVVGFGVNYRTGAAIHEGTMREGMESPTHVWVPSIGISGMMIYSGDRFPEWKGSIFSGGLSGEQVARVTMDGQKSIMEETLHLGRGRVRDVRQGPDGYIYLAIDDRQGGLTSVVRLEPVEAQ comes from the coding sequence ATGAAACGATCCATCCTTTTCTGTCTTGCCCTGGGATTTCTCCATTCCGTGGCCTCCCCGACCTTCGGCCAGGCCCCTGTGATGCGCTCCGCGCAGTACGACTATCGCGTTGAAACGGTGGCGGATGGGCTCCAGCATCCCTGGGCGGTCGCCTTTTTACCCGGTGGCGACCTCCTGATCACGGAGCGCCCGGGCCGGCTGCGTGTCGTCCGGAACGGTCAACTCCTGGCAACACCCATCGCCGGCATGCCGACGGTTCATGCCGAAGGCCAGGGCGGCTTGATGGACGTGGTCCCTCATCCCGATTTCGCCACCAACCGCCTCGTCTACATCAGCTACAGCAAGCCGATGGGCGGCGAGGCCGGCGCGACGACGGCGATCATCCGTGGCCGGCTTGAAAACGATCAACTCGCGAATGTAGAAGAGCTGTTCGTGGCAGACTCAAAGGGCAGCGGCCACTACGGCTCGCGCATCGCGTTTGACGGCAACGGCTACATGTTTATCTCGATCGGCGACCGGCAGGTGCCTCCCACGGGCGACCTGCTTGCTCACCCGGCGCAGGACCTCACCAATCACCACGGCAAGATCATCCGACTGCAGGATGACGGGCAGGTGCCGGCGGACAATCCATTCGTCAACCAGGCAGGCGCGCGGCCGGAGATCTGGTCGTACGGGCATCGGAACGTCCAGGGTCTCGCCATTCACCCGGAAACCGGCGATGTGTGGGCCAACGAACACGGACCGCAGGGTGGGGATGAACTGAACCTCATTCAAGCGGGCAAAAACTACGGCTGGCCAGTCGTCGGATTCGGGGTCAACTACCGCACTGGCGCCGCCATCCACGAGGGCACGATGCGCGAAGGGATGGAGTCCCCGACTCATGTCTGGGTGCCGTCGATCGGGATTTCGGGGATGATGATCTACTCCGGCGACCGCTTCCCTGAGTGGAAAGGCAGCATTTTCTCGGGCGGACTGTCCGGCGAACAGGTCGCCCGCGTCACGATGGACGGTCAGAAATCCATCATGGAAGAAACGCTGCACCTCGGCCGCGGTCGCGTGCGCGACGTACGACAGGGCCCTGACGGCTATATCTATCTGGCGATCGACGACCGCCAGGGTGGACTAACATCCGTGGTACGTCTGGAGCCGGTGGAGGCGCAGTAA
- a CDS encoding TIM barrel protein — translation MKTLNRREFLGTTTAGVLAAGAAVGHAAKGHPVPAKTSPAFGRPISFQSYGMRKEIEVDFQGTLRSVKALGYDGVEMCSPLSYDKAGFGNLTPLKPEDIKKQIEDTGLFCHTSHFQAREILEKDPAETADYAARMGLSDIIMSGSGINDQGTADDFMRWGEKCNKAAVAVQAAGLRLGYHNHAVGPMVSGKPQYEHIMEALDPDMVTMQFQLASIVGGYDIVYYLEKYAGRYSSLHMHDYDPKMKAERPGRIGSIVPCGEGMIDWSALLKAAMKSPITDHGFIVEIETSEPLDGLKRSIAYLKSVQV, via the coding sequence ATGAAGACGCTAAATCGTAGAGAGTTCTTAGGGACCACCACCGCCGGCGTCCTGGCGGCTGGCGCTGCCGTAGGCCACGCGGCTAAGGGGCATCCGGTGCCCGCGAAAACAAGCCCCGCTTTTGGTCGGCCGATCAGCTTTCAGTCCTACGGCATGCGGAAGGAGATCGAGGTCGACTTTCAAGGCACCCTCCGCAGCGTCAAGGCCCTGGGGTACGACGGCGTAGAGATGTGCTCGCCGCTGAGTTACGACAAGGCCGGCTTCGGCAACCTGACCCCCCTCAAGCCCGAAGATATCAAGAAACAAATCGAGGATACCGGGCTGTTCTGCCACACCAGCCACTTCCAGGCCCGCGAGATCCTCGAAAAAGACCCGGCCGAAACGGCCGACTACGCGGCGCGGATGGGCCTGTCGGACATCATCATGTCCGGCTCCGGCATAAACGACCAGGGGACGGCGGACGACTTCATGCGCTGGGGGGAGAAATGCAACAAGGCCGCCGTGGCGGTGCAGGCGGCCGGCCTGCGACTGGGGTACCACAACCACGCCGTCGGGCCAATGGTGTCCGGCAAGCCCCAGTACGAGCACATTATGGAGGCGCTCGATCCCGACATGGTGACGATGCAGTTCCAGCTCGCCTCTATCGTTGGCGGATACGACATCGTCTATTACCTGGAGAAATACGCCGGCCGGTACTCCTCGCTACACATGCACGACTACGACCCGAAGATGAAGGCGGAACGCCCCGGCCGCATCGGCAGCATCGTGCCCTGCGGCGAGGGCATGATCGACTGGTCCGCGCTGCTGAAGGCGGCCATGAAGAGCCCCATCACCGACCACGGTTTCATCGTGGAAATCGAGACCAGCGAGCCTCTGGATGGCTTGAAGCGGAGCATCGCGTACCTGAAGTCGGTTCAGGTGTAA
- a CDS encoding ThuA domain-containing protein, protein MVAGRSILGVSLLVVALSIAMDTQAQDTDKKRVLAIFGDCCHRIAPLDNILVSGLRKQGWEAVVIIDYNVPWDEFDTFDLIIMSREGREYVDYYRTRDTHPQPAERGYWLTPAQEQKFEDYVNAGGRIFLYHDGFGNYECGNGVSRVARSCFISHPAIIENTVSPTGKMPELAEGITPFVVADEEYLVKMDESQTSVYLESHSEKNGRSPQAWAHPYGEGKVAVLIPGHNTETQNHPMIKRAIENIMTWLLAE, encoded by the coding sequence ATGGTTGCTGGTCGTTCAATTCTTGGAGTTAGTCTACTCGTGGTCGCGCTGAGTATCGCGATGGATACACAGGCGCAGGACACCGACAAAAAACGGGTGCTCGCCATCTTCGGCGATTGTTGCCACCGGATCGCTCCACTGGATAACATCCTGGTCTCCGGACTTCGCAAACAGGGGTGGGAGGCGGTCGTCATCATCGACTACAATGTCCCGTGGGACGAGTTCGATACCTTCGACCTCATCATCATGAGCCGGGAGGGGCGTGAATACGTCGACTACTACCGCACGCGCGACACCCATCCCCAGCCGGCGGAGCGCGGCTACTGGCTCACCCCCGCGCAGGAGCAGAAGTTCGAGGACTATGTCAATGCCGGCGGGCGCATTTTCCTGTACCACGACGGCTTTGGCAATTACGAATGTGGCAACGGGGTCTCCCGTGTAGCCCGCTCGTGTTTCATCAGCCATCCGGCGATCATCGAAAACACCGTCTCGCCTACGGGCAAGATGCCCGAACTCGCCGAAGGCATCACCCCGTTTGTTGTGGCCGACGAGGAGTACCTCGTGAAGATGGACGAGAGCCAGACGTCCGTCTACCTCGAAAGCCACTCCGAGAAAAACGGCCGTTCGCCGCAGGCGTGGGCGCATCCTTACGGCGAGGGGAAAGTGGCCGTGCTCATTCCCGGGCACAATACGGAAACACAGAACCATCCGATGATAAAACGGGCGATCGAGAACATCATGACCTGGTTGCTTGCAGAGTAA
- a CDS encoding DUF5686 family protein, whose protein sequence is MMTGFRCIGDLLALCLLFLLALPVQAQRLVTGTVRDASTQETLPSATIFIQAGGGQGTIANAVGYFELQVVSLPATLEIRHIGYESRRVVVDVDTPDPLDLALEPVAYQLGELAVTDEDPAYNIMRKVIARKALQRERSATYSAEAYTRFMLYSEDRLVQVEEQIARYFSRGNAIRQLVQARRRRPAGSETFRFASASYVPNFYDDIVEIAGFQLVGPTHPDALDVYTFTLGGYRVQDGRTVYDIYFAPKNRLQTAFVGYAAVQDETYVLLETILRPDPELTQPEPIKAWDALYEQRFAPFGDSVWLPLDFQARGRVEFGRVGVAYPTARFTQVSRLSFHAVDAPVPDSLFAREEILSILPYAHRQEHLFRWNPGLVPMTPAELEEVSDMDPRMTLDRAFRPGGLLAQYAALSLAEELPSAVPEEEKSPGEMLLGQFYEGVQLGYNRVDGFFLGLKREVAIGSRLRIAADAGYGLALKAPAYGAALTYRFGDSGVAYFPRSGYLKAGVERRRPPAAGSGSYSPFFNALTTYVGWEDYFDYYERRAFFGEIGVTSTALKTTLAFRLSEEDHASVERTRDNNGWFFGDVQRDNPPVLDGAFTLGTVSLTVGATPRPSMRPLDSGLLLEATRPLTAPEGVAFTRYSATGNLAIKTLYPRRRWPNTLHVRLRAQTIDGDVLPQFAGLLDTARQPFAGFGAFKTLNGLPVAARDMAGVFWEHDFSTAVFEWMGLWGMTRLGIGLSVHGAFGKLGGDRFGAQPYRLADPGYLAGVQREVGLSLTHLFNYPIRLDLTRNGVTGKVFVGVGFVKRY, encoded by the coding sequence ATGATGACCGGATTCCGATGTATAGGAGACCTCCTTGCACTGTGCCTCCTCTTCCTACTCGCCCTCCCCGTACAGGCACAGCGCCTTGTGACAGGCACCGTTCGTGATGCTTCCACGCAGGAGACGCTGCCGTCAGCCACCATTTTTATCCAGGCCGGCGGCGGGCAGGGTACCATCGCCAATGCCGTTGGCTACTTCGAGCTCCAGGTCGTGAGCCTGCCGGCGACCCTCGAAATCCGCCATATCGGGTACGAGTCGCGCCGGGTGGTGGTCGATGTCGATACGCCGGATCCTCTGGATCTGGCCCTGGAGCCGGTAGCCTACCAGCTGGGCGAGCTGGCGGTCACGGATGAGGACCCGGCCTACAACATCATGCGCAAGGTGATCGCCCGCAAAGCCTTGCAGCGCGAACGATCGGCCACCTACAGCGCCGAAGCCTACACGCGGTTTATGCTGTATAGCGAAGATCGGCTGGTGCAGGTCGAGGAGCAGATCGCCCGGTATTTCAGTCGCGGCAACGCCATCCGCCAACTTGTCCAGGCCCGCCGGCGCCGGCCTGCCGGCAGCGAGACCTTCCGCTTCGCCTCCGCCTCATACGTGCCGAACTTCTACGACGACATCGTCGAGATCGCCGGCTTCCAACTCGTCGGACCCACCCATCCGGATGCCCTGGATGTCTACACCTTCACCCTCGGTGGGTATCGGGTGCAGGACGGTCGAACGGTGTACGACATCTATTTTGCGCCGAAAAACAGGCTTCAGACCGCCTTCGTCGGCTACGCCGCCGTGCAGGACGAAACCTATGTCCTCCTCGAAACCATCCTCCGGCCCGACCCCGAACTCACCCAGCCCGAGCCCATCAAGGCGTGGGATGCCCTATACGAGCAGCGCTTCGCTCCGTTTGGCGACTCCGTCTGGTTGCCGCTGGACTTCCAGGCGCGGGGCCGCGTCGAGTTTGGACGGGTGGGGGTCGCCTACCCAACGGCACGATTTACCCAGGTGAGCCGCCTGTCCTTCCACGCCGTCGACGCCCCCGTACCCGATTCCCTCTTCGCACGCGAGGAGATCCTCTCCATACTCCCGTATGCGCACCGCCAGGAGCACCTGTTCCGCTGGAATCCCGGCCTTGTCCCGATGACGCCGGCGGAGCTGGAGGAAGTATCCGACATGGATCCACGGATGACGCTCGACCGCGCCTTCCGGCCAGGGGGCCTGCTCGCTCAGTATGCGGCGCTTTCGCTGGCGGAGGAACTGCCCTCCGCCGTTCCCGAGGAGGAGAAGAGCCCGGGTGAGATGCTGCTGGGCCAGTTCTACGAGGGCGTCCAACTCGGGTACAACCGCGTGGATGGGTTTTTTCTGGGCCTCAAACGAGAGGTGGCCATCGGAAGCCGCCTGCGCATCGCGGCCGACGCCGGCTACGGCCTCGCCCTCAAGGCGCCGGCCTATGGAGCGGCGCTGACGTACCGCTTCGGGGACTCGGGTGTGGCCTATTTTCCTCGCTCCGGGTATCTCAAGGCCGGGGTCGAGCGCCGGCGTCCGCCGGCGGCCGGCAGTGGCTCGTACTCCCCGTTTTTTAATGCCCTGACGACCTATGTGGGGTGGGAGGATTATTTCGACTACTACGAGCGTAGGGCGTTTTTCGGTGAGATTGGCGTCACGTCCACGGCGCTGAAAACGACCCTTGCGTTCCGTCTCAGCGAAGAAGACCATGCGTCTGTCGAACGAACCCGCGACAATAATGGCTGGTTTTTCGGGGATGTCCAGAGGGACAACCCGCCGGTGCTGGATGGGGCGTTTACCCTGGGCACCGTTTCCCTCACCGTCGGCGCAACACCACGACCGTCCATGCGGCCGCTCGATTCCGGGCTCCTCCTGGAGGCCACACGCCCGTTGACCGCCCCGGAGGGTGTGGCATTCACCCGGTACAGCGCTACCGGCAACCTGGCTATCAAGACGCTGTACCCCCGCCGGCGTTGGCCAAACACCCTGCACGTCCGCCTCCGCGCCCAAACGATCGACGGCGATGTGCTGCCCCAGTTCGCCGGACTGCTGGACACGGCCCGCCAGCCGTTTGCCGGCTTTGGGGCGTTTAAGACACTAAACGGCCTCCCCGTGGCGGCCCGCGACATGGCCGGCGTGTTCTGGGAGCACGACTTTTCGACGGCCGTCTTTGAATGGATGGGGCTGTGGGGGATGACGCGGCTCGGCATCGGGCTCAGCGTCCACGGCGCCTTTGGCAAACTCGGCGGCGATCGTTTTGGCGCGCAACCGTACCGACTCGCCGATCCCGGCTATCTGGCCGGCGTTCAGCGGGAAGTGGGCCTCTCCCTGACCCATCTGTTTAACTATCCGATCCGGCTGGACCTGACGAGGAACGGGGTGACGGGTAAGGTCTTTGTCGGCGTCGGATTCGTGAAGCGGTATTGA